In the Holophagales bacterium genome, one interval contains:
- a CDS encoding TonB-dependent receptor, translating to MRNRYLRVAVALVFLVPFLTISTAVEAQTVAGTLQGTVTDTSGGPLPGATVTVRNRDTGQERRVVTNSRGAYTAPLLQIGTYRVTAALAGFGTVARDRVEVSLNSTATANFSLTQRVTADIEVVAETQQINTVNAEIKGSLTAEQIQDKPSLSQGSFLSLAETFTGFQENPASGQNNPTLSSGSSINFNGTGTRGATFQINGVNNDDSSENQNRQGVSLATIKEFQVLTNSYSAEFGRGYGAVVLVQTKSGTNTVNGELFGYFQNGEWNEKSYFSQTTPKPKNHRNEWGFVAGFPILQNKLFGFVSLDRIDYAGQQNYARDLFTPAELALPRLTRGNDTPANRAWIEGILGRYPQGAVPNDPRSNRTFATLQQIDWPDEDYSARLDYDPASAHHLTARYQYTRNIRETEDIIQGENALQNHKQVNVGLTWTQVFGGAFSGEFRYGLGLRSTNVDIAAGNDTPIVRFTGSPVSGTILGNAGSYPINRHQTDNQFVYNLYGTFGSRHYVKAGVDVRLQELDDVADNFSRGFWTFRAACGGTTYATPYAAMVDGCVSTYQKGYGNFFLENQINEYNLYAEDQWQVADTLSLSLGARFEYVATPTEKEDRVVYGYEDNAYVDPRVAFAWVPKTSGGFLGALTGGPGNASIRGGFGIYHGRIFQSIFSQSGANLRFNPPNAALLSYTNQLNVSDPSNGYVFTPGATPTTRITILEVDPQLAMPQVWQWNLSFERKLGWDTTMRLSYVGNHGEDLLKYTPTNLAITPAQGGIVVVNSPFNAPAAGFPDLRGVLIDRVAADWRCAGTGFLPGLTVNAACPVPVPIASNEISLRAPRTNERRPDPRYGQNLMISNDNYSNYNAFQIELQKRFTRDFSGQLSYTYGKTLDTGSDATNLGAGDTNITGPNDNFAYGYSRFDTRHRLTVLGSYDLPFYRGQRDVVGQLLGGWKIAATFRYASGTPFSVVDSATDDIDWDGFQEDRPIVIDPGVLGAEVDDPGTAKNALPSGAFRRATPEDSVDDLVRRNQFRMDSLLNLDLGLYKTVFLPWEDHQLVLRAEIYNVFNRAQFGTPSNDWAASTFGALTGLQVSYRPRTFQFAARYVF from the coding sequence ATGCGTAACCGGTACCTCAGGGTCGCGGTCGCCCTCGTGTTCCTCGTCCCCTTCCTGACCATCTCCACCGCTGTCGAGGCCCAGACCGTCGCCGGGACGCTCCAGGGCACGGTGACCGACACGTCGGGCGGCCCGTTGCCGGGGGCGACGGTCACCGTCCGGAACCGCGACACCGGCCAGGAGCGCCGGGTCGTCACGAACAGCAGGGGCGCCTACACCGCGCCCCTCCTCCAGATCGGGACCTACCGGGTCACGGCGGCGCTCGCGGGGTTCGGCACCGTCGCGCGAGACCGGGTCGAAGTCTCGCTCAACAGCACCGCCACCGCGAACTTCTCCCTCACCCAGAGAGTCACGGCCGACATCGAGGTCGTCGCCGAGACGCAGCAGATCAATACCGTCAACGCCGAGATCAAGGGCTCGCTGACCGCGGAGCAGATCCAGGACAAGCCCTCGCTCAGCCAGGGGAGCTTCCTCTCCCTCGCAGAGACCTTCACGGGCTTCCAGGAGAACCCGGCGTCCGGCCAGAACAACCCGACGCTCTCCTCCGGCTCGTCGATCAACTTCAACGGGACGGGGACGCGCGGGGCGACGTTCCAGATCAACGGCGTGAACAACGACGACTCCTCCGAGAACCAGAACCGGCAGGGGGTCTCACTCGCCACGATCAAGGAGTTCCAGGTCCTGACGAACAGCTACAGCGCCGAGTTCGGGCGCGGCTACGGCGCCGTCGTCCTCGTCCAGACGAAGTCGGGGACGAACACGGTCAACGGCGAGCTCTTCGGCTACTTCCAGAACGGCGAGTGGAACGAGAAGAGCTACTTCTCGCAGACCACGCCGAAGCCGAAGAACCACAGGAACGAGTGGGGCTTCGTCGCCGGGTTCCCCATCCTGCAGAACAAGCTCTTCGGCTTCGTCAGCCTCGACCGCATCGACTACGCCGGGCAGCAGAACTACGCGCGCGACCTCTTCACCCCGGCGGAGCTGGCGCTGCCGCGCCTGACCCGCGGGAACGACACCCCCGCGAACCGGGCCTGGATCGAGGGAATCCTCGGCCGCTACCCGCAGGGCGCGGTCCCCAACGACCCGCGGAGCAACAGGACCTTCGCGACGCTCCAGCAGATCGACTGGCCCGACGAGGACTACTCGGCGCGGCTCGACTACGACCCCGCCTCCGCGCACCACCTCACCGCGCGCTACCAGTACACGCGGAACATCCGCGAGACCGAGGACATCATCCAGGGTGAGAACGCCCTCCAGAACCACAAGCAGGTGAACGTCGGCCTCACGTGGACGCAGGTCTTCGGCGGCGCCTTCTCGGGCGAGTTCCGCTACGGCCTCGGGCTACGCTCGACGAACGTCGACATCGCCGCCGGAAACGACACGCCGATCGTCCGCTTCACCGGATCACCGGTCTCGGGAACGATCCTGGGCAACGCCGGGTCCTACCCGATCAACCGGCACCAGACGGACAACCAGTTCGTCTACAACCTCTACGGCACGTTCGGGAGCCGCCACTACGTCAAGGCGGGGGTCGACGTGAGGCTCCAGGAGCTGGACGACGTCGCCGACAACTTCTCGCGCGGCTTCTGGACGTTCCGTGCCGCCTGCGGCGGCACGACGTACGCGACGCCCTACGCGGCCATGGTCGACGGCTGCGTCTCGACGTACCAGAAGGGGTACGGCAACTTCTTTCTCGAGAACCAGATCAACGAGTACAACCTCTACGCCGAGGACCAGTGGCAGGTCGCCGACACGCTGAGCCTCTCCCTCGGCGCGCGATTCGAGTACGTGGCGACGCCGACCGAGAAGGAGGACCGGGTCGTCTACGGGTACGAGGACAACGCATACGTCGACCCGCGCGTCGCGTTCGCCTGGGTGCCGAAGACCTCCGGGGGGTTCCTCGGGGCCCTCACCGGGGGGCCGGGCAACGCGTCGATTCGCGGCGGCTTCGGCATCTACCACGGCCGGATCTTCCAGTCGATCTTCTCTCAGAGCGGGGCGAACCTCCGCTTCAACCCGCCGAACGCCGCCCTTCTCTCCTACACGAACCAGCTGAACGTCTCGGACCCGTCGAATGGCTACGTCTTCACCCCCGGGGCGACGCCGACGACGCGCATCACGATCCTCGAGGTCGATCCCCAGCTCGCGATGCCGCAGGTGTGGCAGTGGAACCTCAGCTTCGAGCGGAAGCTGGGGTGGGACACGACGATGCGGCTGAGCTACGTCGGCAACCACGGCGAGGACCTCCTGAAGTACACGCCGACGAACCTCGCGATCACCCCGGCCCAGGGGGGAATCGTCGTGGTCAACAGCCCGTTCAACGCGCCGGCGGCGGGGTTCCCCGACCTGAGGGGCGTCCTGATCGACAGGGTCGCGGCCGACTGGAGATGCGCGGGAACGGGCTTTCTCCCCGGGCTCACGGTGAACGCGGCCTGCCCCGTCCCGGTCCCGATCGCGAGCAACGAGATCAGCCTCCGGGCCCCGCGGACCAACGAGCGCCGGCCCGACCCCCGTTACGGGCAGAACCTGATGATCTCGAACGACAACTACTCGAACTACAACGCCTTCCAGATCGAGCTCCAGAAGCGCTTCACGCGCGACTTCTCGGGGCAGCTGTCGTACACGTACGGCAAGACTCTCGACACCGGCTCGGACGCCACGAACCTCGGCGCCGGGGACACGAACATCACCGGGCCGAACGACAACTTCGCCTACGGCTACTCGCGCTTCGACACGCGGCACAGACTGACCGTCCTCGGAAGCTACGACCTCCCCTTCTACAGGGGCCAGCGCGACGTCGTCGGGCAGCTCCTCGGCGGCTGGAAGATCGCCGCGACCTTCCGCTACGCCAGCGGGACCCCGTTCTCGGTCGTCGACAGCGCGACCGACGACATCGACTGGGACGGCTTCCAGGAAGACCGGCCCATCGTCATCGATCCGGGCGTTCTCGGGGCCGAGGTCGATGACCCGGGCACGGCGAAGAACGCGCTCCCGTCCGGGGCCTTCCGCCGCGCGACCCCCGAGGACTCGGTCGACGACCTGGTCCGACGCAACCAGTTCCGGATGGACAGCCTCCTGAACCTCGACCTCGGTCTCTACAAGACGGTCTTCCTCCCGTGGGAGGACCACCAGCTGGTCCTCCGCGCGGAGATCTACAACGTCTTCAAC
- a CDS encoding PAS domain-containing protein has product MRPGHPPSGNDAGQLRARAEERVRAREEAASLRTENEADALRLLHELQVHQVELELQNSELQRTRDEVEAALERYTDLYDFAPVGYFTLARDGGIYSANLAGADLVGVPRARLLGRRFGTFLPLAERPGFDAFLTRTLADTQRESCEVTLEPAGGGRRVVRIEATASPSGKECRAAVLDVTALKAAEAQVRRVSEGLERTVAERTAELEAANAELEAFVQSVSHDLRAPVRTISGFSRILAEDFGKQLPPVAADHLRRIHDGAHRMGALIDDLLRLSRIGKVELEITTVDLAGPCREILDELAAGSPDRRVETVVAASIPVHGDAGLLRVMLRNLLENAWKFTAAETAARIEVSSRLGADGQRETDFSDNGAGFDMTLAGKLFVPFQRLHTAEEFAGTGIGLAIVDRIVRRHGGSINAESVEGAGAVFSVRLPAPREEGP; this is encoded by the coding sequence GTGAGACCGGGGCATCCTCCCTCCGGCAACGACGCCGGACAGCTCCGCGCCCGGGCCGAGGAGCGTGTCCGGGCGCGGGAAGAGGCGGCCTCTCTGCGCACCGAGAACGAGGCGGACGCCCTGAGGCTCCTCCACGAGCTCCAGGTGCACCAGGTCGAGCTGGAGCTCCAGAACTCCGAGCTGCAGAGGACCCGCGACGAGGTGGAAGCCGCGCTGGAGAGGTACACCGACCTCTACGACTTCGCCCCGGTGGGCTACTTCACCCTCGCCCGGGACGGCGGCATCTACTCGGCCAACCTGGCGGGAGCGGACCTCGTCGGCGTCCCGCGCGCCCGCCTGCTCGGACGCCGGTTCGGGACGTTCCTTCCGCTCGCGGAACGCCCCGGCTTCGACGCTTTCCTCACCCGGACGCTCGCAGACACGCAGCGGGAGTCGTGCGAGGTGACGCTGGAGCCGGCCGGTGGCGGCAGGCGCGTCGTCCGGATCGAGGCGACGGCGTCGCCGTCGGGGAAGGAGTGCCGGGCCGCGGTCCTCGACGTGACCGCGCTCAAGGCGGCGGAAGCCCAGGTCCGCCGGGTGAGCGAAGGGCTCGAGCGGACGGTGGCGGAACGGACGGCCGAGCTCGAGGCGGCCAACGCCGAGCTGGAGGCGTTCGTGCAGAGCGTCTCGCACGACCTGCGGGCCCCCGTCCGCACGATCTCGGGCTTCTCGCGGATCCTCGCGGAGGACTTCGGCAAGCAGCTTCCTCCGGTCGCAGCGGATCACCTGCGGAGGATCCACGACGGCGCGCATCGGATGGGGGCCCTCATCGACGACCTCCTCCGCCTCTCGCGCATCGGGAAGGTGGAGCTCGAGATCACGACGGTCGATCTCGCCGGCCCGTGCCGCGAGATCCTCGACGAGCTGGCCGCCGGCTCGCCGGACCGCCGGGTCGAGACCGTCGTCGCCGCGTCGATTCCCGTCCACGGGGACGCCGGGCTCCTGCGCGTGATGCTCCGGAACCTCCTCGAGAACGCCTGGAAGTTCACGGCGGCGGAAACCGCCGCGCGGATCGAGGTCTCCTCCCGCCTCGGCGCGGACGGCCAGAGGGAGACGGACTTCAGCGACAACGGCGCCGGTTTCGACATGACCCTCGCCGGAAAGCTGTTCGTCCCCTTCCAGCGGCTCCACACCGCGGAGGAGTTCGCCGGGACAGGGATCGGCCTCGCCATCGTCGACCGGATCGTCCGCCGCCACGGAGGCTCCATCAACGCCGAGAGCGTCGAGGGCGCGGGCGCGGTGTTTTCCGTCCGGCTGCCGGCGCCCCGGGAGGAGGGTCCGTGA
- a CDS encoding beta-lactamase family protein produces the protein MATPPIVRFLAASLLLPWPAAAQAPATPVAVTKEAKEAPSPEALSRDPRVVQALTLLETWAGAEQAYRRLPGVSMAVVHDQQLLWSRGFGDAHVETKAPATPSTMYSICSISKLFTSVAVMQQRDAGRLRLDDPVARHLPWFSIGGMPEGAEPVTLFGLLTHSSGLPRESDIPYWTGPAYPFPPVEKVRERLPQQEMLYRPETFFQYSNLGLTLAGEVAAAAAGKPYSALIRSSVLDPLGMKDTETEHLDRHRGGRLASGYTAVRRDGTRERVPPYEVRGIAPAAGFTSTVEDLGRFASWQFRLLSTRKTEVLDVDTLREMQRVQFLDPGWKTSWGLGFQVWRSGEKTFVGHNGYCPGYQSQLLVQTAEKMATVFMTNTNGIDAQKYAQTAYDVVAPAVKKAIDDPKGAKAHVAAFARYAGRYDNWLAGEAHVFPWDDGLALLPIPSEKPLEALVKLSPAGEHRFRRLRDDGELGEEIRFEVDATGAVTRLWRHSNAMARADGAGSR, from the coding sequence ATGGCCACCCCCCCGATCGTCCGTTTCCTCGCCGCTTCGCTTCTGCTCCCGTGGCCCGCGGCCGCACAGGCGCCCGCCACGCCCGTCGCCGTGACGAAGGAGGCCAAGGAGGCTCCTTCTCCCGAGGCGCTTTCGCGCGACCCGCGCGTCGTCCAGGCGCTCACCCTCCTGGAGACGTGGGCGGGCGCCGAGCAGGCCTACCGACGGCTCCCGGGAGTGTCGATGGCCGTCGTCCACGACCAGCAGCTCCTCTGGAGCCGCGGCTTCGGGGACGCGCACGTCGAGACGAAGGCGCCCGCCACGCCGTCGACGATGTACTCGATCTGCTCCATCTCGAAGCTCTTCACGAGCGTCGCGGTGATGCAGCAGCGCGACGCGGGGCGGCTGCGCCTCGACGACCCCGTCGCCAGGCACCTCCCGTGGTTCTCCATCGGCGGGATGCCCGAAGGGGCGGAGCCGGTGACGCTCTTCGGCCTCCTGACGCACTCGTCCGGCCTTCCCCGCGAATCGGACATCCCCTACTGGACCGGCCCGGCGTATCCCTTCCCGCCCGTGGAGAAAGTCCGCGAGAGATTGCCGCAGCAGGAGATGCTCTACCGCCCGGAGACGTTCTTCCAGTACTCGAACCTCGGCCTGACGCTCGCGGGCGAGGTCGCGGCGGCGGCCGCCGGCAAGCCGTACTCCGCGCTGATCCGATCGAGCGTCCTCGACCCTCTCGGAATGAAGGACACCGAGACGGAGCACCTCGACCGGCACCGGGGCGGGCGGCTCGCCTCGGGGTACACGGCGGTTCGGCGGGACGGCACCCGCGAGAGGGTGCCGCCCTACGAGGTGCGTGGCATCGCACCGGCCGCAGGCTTCACCTCGACGGTCGAGGACCTCGGCCGCTTCGCCTCCTGGCAGTTCCGCCTTCTCTCGACCCGGAAAACCGAGGTGCTCGACGTCGACACGCTCCGCGAGATGCAGCGCGTCCAGTTCCTGGACCCGGGCTGGAAGACGAGCTGGGGGCTCGGCTTCCAGGTCTGGCGCAGCGGGGAGAAGACGTTCGTCGGGCACAACGGCTATTGCCCCGGCTACCAGAGCCAGCTCCTCGTCCAGACGGCCGAGAAGATGGCGACCGTGTTCATGACGAACACGAACGGGATCGACGCGCAGAAGTACGCCCAGACGGCCTACGACGTCGTCGCCCCCGCGGTGAAGAAGGCGATCGACGACCCGAAGGGGGCGAAGGCGCACGTCGCCGCGTTCGCGCGCTACGCCGGCCGCTACGACAACTGGCTCGCGGGCGAAGCGCACGTCTTCCCGTGGGACGACGGCCTCGCGCTCCTGCCGATCCCCTCGGAGAAGCCGCTCGAGGCGCTCGTGAAGCTGAGCCCCGCGGGCGAGCACCGCTTCCGGCGGCTCCGCGACGACGGAGAGCTCGGCGAGGAGATCCGCTTCGAGGTCGACGCGACGGGCGCCGTCACCCGCCTCTGGCGCCACAGCAACGCAATGGCGCGGGCGGACGGGGCAGGATCGCGATAG
- a CDS encoding dodecin domain-containing protein: protein MSIAKVTEITSTSPTSFEDALQKGLARASKTLRQIRSAWIKEQQVRVENGKITEYQVNMMVTFVLED, encoded by the coding sequence ATGTCGATCGCCAAGGTCACCGAGATCACCTCCACGTCACCCACCAGCTTCGAGGACGCCCTCCAGAAGGGCCTCGCCCGGGCGAGCAAGACGCTCCGCCAGATACGGAGCGCCTGGATCAAGGAGCAGCAGGTTCGCGTGGAGAACGGGAAGATCACCGAGTACCAGGTGAACATGATGGTCACCTTCGTCCTGGAGGACTAG
- a CDS encoding TPM domain-containing protein, whose amino-acid sequence MKRLLAGLLLLAASLAALAAEAPLPAPPARWATDEAGFLSAGGLARLDARLEGFERATGSQVLVWIGETTGPTPVEDWAVRTFAAWKVGRKGLDDGLVVFVLAKDRKIRIEVGYGLEEKVPDAVASRVIREVIAPRIQAGDPDGALDAGVGALLGTIRPDLAGEGAAPSSGGPERPARRLTPLQLVFAGLLVVGFLVLLVTNPGLAFYLLVSILSGGRGEGGAAAADTRAAAGVPAAAARREDGEVPMLRRQLRQRIDEEAVKAAIVEAERGTTGEIRVSVSTFFWGDVRKTAERSFERLGMTATARRNGVLFFLVPSRRKFAVLGDAGIHDKVGQGFWDAITAAVEGRFRKGDFTGGLVLGIAEAGRVLALHFPREDANPNELSDDVDFGE is encoded by the coding sequence ATGAAACGACTCCTCGCCGGATTGCTGCTCCTCGCGGCGTCCCTGGCCGCCCTCGCGGCCGAGGCGCCGCTGCCGGCGCCGCCGGCACGCTGGGCGACGGACGAGGCGGGGTTCCTCTCGGCCGGCGGGCTCGCCCGCCTGGACGCGCGGCTGGAGGGTTTCGAGCGCGCCACCGGCAGCCAGGTCCTCGTCTGGATCGGCGAAACGACGGGTCCGACGCCTGTCGAAGACTGGGCCGTGAGGACCTTCGCCGCCTGGAAGGTCGGGCGGAAGGGCCTCGACGACGGCCTCGTCGTCTTCGTCCTCGCGAAGGACAGGAAGATCCGGATCGAGGTGGGCTACGGGCTGGAGGAGAAGGTCCCCGACGCCGTCGCCTCCCGCGTCATCCGCGAGGTCATCGCGCCGCGCATCCAGGCCGGCGATCCGGACGGAGCGCTCGACGCCGGAGTCGGCGCGCTCCTCGGCACGATCCGACCCGACCTCGCCGGAGAAGGCGCGGCGCCGTCCTCCGGCGGGCCCGAGCGGCCCGCGCGCCGGCTCACGCCCCTCCAGCTCGTCTTCGCGGGTCTCCTCGTCGTGGGGTTCCTCGTCCTCCTCGTGACGAACCCCGGCCTCGCGTTCTACCTCCTCGTCAGCATCCTCTCCGGTGGCCGGGGGGAGGGGGGGGCGGCGGCGGCGGATACTCGGGCGGCGGCGGGCGTTCCGGCGGCGGCGGCGCGACGGGAGGATGGTGAGGTCCCGATGCTGAGACGGCAGCTGCGGCAGCGGATCGACGAAGAGGCGGTGAAGGCCGCCATCGTGGAGGCCGAGCGCGGCACCACGGGCGAGATCCGGGTCTCCGTCTCGACCTTCTTCTGGGGCGACGTGAGGAAGACCGCCGAGAGAAGCTTCGAGCGCCTCGGCATGACCGCCACCGCCCGCCGCAACGGCGTCCTCTTCTTCCTCGTCCCCTCGCGCCGGAAGTTCGCCGTCCTGGGCGACGCGGGGATTCACGACAAGGTCGGGCAGGGGTTCTGGGACGCCATCACCGCCGCGGTCGAAGGCCGATTCCGGAAGGGCGACTTCACCGGCGGCCTCGTCCTCGGCATCGCCGAGGCGGGACGCGTCCTCGCGCTCCACTTTCCGCGGGAGGACGCCAACCCCAACGAGCTTTCGGACGACGTGGACTTCGGGGAGTAG
- a CDS encoding RNB domain-containing ribonuclease: MSPHSASHRHDLAAIAHRAMLERGFAPDFEPDVLAEVDALDPHAAGKDGDVRDLTGLPWFSIDNDDSRDLDQVSAAERLPGGAIRLFVAIADVDALVRDGSATDGHARTNTTSIYTAGGTFPMLPERLSYDLTSLNEDGERLALVVEMVVEPSGAVASSSVTRARVRNRARLTYDAVAAWLDGEGPVPERIGRTPGMEEQVRMQDEAAQALKAVRFAEGALVLQSTESRPVFDGDKLVDLAPQEPSRSKELIENLMVAANGATARFLEEKGFPSLRRVVREPARWARIVAVAAEYGEALGPEPDSRALALFLAKRRKADPLRFPDLSLVIVKLMGAGAYVAERPGEDAPGHFGLAVKDYTHSTAPNRRYPDLLTQRLLKAAVAGSPSPYTAAALDELARHCTEKENDANKVERHLRKSAAALLLSTRIGDRFDGVVTGASEKGTWVRIFSPPVEGRVERGQAGLDVGDKVAVTLLSTDVERGFIDFARAR; the protein is encoded by the coding sequence ATGAGTCCGCACTCCGCCAGCCACCGCCACGACCTCGCCGCCATCGCGCACCGGGCCATGCTCGAGCGCGGGTTCGCCCCCGACTTCGAGCCGGACGTCCTCGCCGAGGTGGACGCGCTCGACCCGCACGCGGCAGGGAAAGACGGAGACGTCCGGGACCTGACCGGGCTTCCCTGGTTCTCGATCGACAACGACGACTCGCGCGACCTCGACCAGGTCTCGGCCGCCGAGAGGCTCCCCGGGGGAGCGATCAGGCTCTTCGTCGCGATCGCGGACGTCGACGCGCTCGTCCGCGACGGCTCGGCGACGGACGGCCACGCCCGGACGAACACGACGTCGATCTACACGGCGGGCGGCACGTTCCCGATGCTCCCCGAGCGGCTCTCCTACGACCTGACCTCGCTGAACGAGGACGGGGAGCGCCTCGCGCTCGTCGTCGAGATGGTCGTCGAGCCCTCCGGGGCCGTCGCGAGCTCGAGCGTGACCCGCGCCCGCGTGAGGAACCGCGCCCGCCTCACCTACGACGCGGTCGCGGCCTGGCTGGACGGCGAAGGGCCGGTGCCGGAGCGGATCGGCAGGACTCCGGGGATGGAGGAGCAGGTCCGGATGCAGGACGAGGCGGCGCAGGCGCTGAAGGCGGTGCGGTTCGCGGAGGGTGCGCTCGTCCTGCAGTCGACCGAGTCGCGCCCCGTCTTCGACGGGGACAAGCTCGTCGACCTCGCGCCGCAGGAACCGAGCCGGTCCAAGGAGCTCATCGAGAACCTGATGGTGGCCGCGAACGGCGCCACGGCACGCTTCCTCGAGGAGAAGGGCTTTCCCTCCCTCCGCCGCGTGGTGCGGGAGCCGGCGCGCTGGGCGCGGATCGTCGCGGTTGCGGCCGAGTACGGCGAGGCGCTTGGGCCGGAGCCCGACAGCCGCGCGCTCGCCCTCTTCCTCGCGAAGCGCCGGAAGGCCGACCCTCTCCGCTTCCCGGACCTTTCCCTCGTGATCGTCAAGCTCATGGGGGCCGGTGCGTACGTGGCCGAAAGGCCGGGCGAGGACGCCCCCGGGCACTTCGGCCTCGCCGTGAAGGACTACACGCACTCCACCGCGCCGAACCGCCGCTACCCCGACCTCCTCACGCAGCGGCTGCTGAAGGCGGCGGTGGCCGGCTCGCCCTCTCCCTACACGGCCGCCGCTCTCGACGAGCTGGCGAGGCACTGCACGGAGAAGGAGAACGACGCCAACAAGGTCGAGAGGCACCTGCGCAAGTCGGCGGCGGCGCTCCTCCTCTCCACGCGGATCGGCGACCGCTTCGACGGGGTCGTCACCGGGGCCAGCGAGAAGGGGACCTGGGTGAGGATCTTCTCGCCCCCGGTCGAGGGCCGGGTCGAGCGCGGCCAGGCCGGTCTCGACGTTGGAGACAAGGTGGCGGTCACTCTCCTGTCGACCGACGTCGAGCGCGGCTTCATCGACTTCGCGCGCGCGCGGTAG
- a CDS encoding LemA family protein produces MGKKIGLGCLGLGLVAVLFIAIFGVSAYNGLVSLDQAVQAQWAQVENAYQRRADLIPNLVETVKGAAAFEKDTFTAVTEARSKVGQVNAAGIANDPAAFAKFQQAQDGLSSALSRLMVVVEKYPDLKATQNFRDLQAQLEGTENRIAVERMRFNETAQAFNTKRMSFPTVVIAGFFGSRFNEKVYFKAQAGADTAPAVKF; encoded by the coding sequence ATGGGCAAGAAGATCGGACTGGGATGCCTGGGCCTCGGCCTCGTGGCGGTGCTCTTCATCGCGATATTCGGAGTCTCGGCGTACAACGGCCTCGTGTCGCTCGACCAGGCGGTGCAGGCCCAGTGGGCGCAGGTGGAGAACGCCTACCAGCGGCGCGCGGACCTCATCCCGAACCTCGTGGAGACCGTGAAGGGCGCCGCCGCGTTCGAAAAGGACACCTTCACGGCCGTGACCGAGGCGCGCTCGAAGGTCGGGCAGGTCAACGCCGCCGGCATCGCGAACGACCCCGCGGCCTTCGCGAAGTTCCAGCAGGCGCAGGACGGCCTCTCGTCCGCGCTGTCACGCCTCATGGTCGTCGTGGAAAAGTACCCCGACCTCAAGGCCACGCAGAACTTCCGCGACCTGCAGGCGCAGCTCGAGGGGACGGAAAACCGCATCGCCGTCGAGCGGATGCGCTTCAACGAGACGGCCCAGGCCTTCAACACGAAGCGGATGAGCTTCCCCACCGTGGTGATCGCCGGGTTCTTCGGAAGCCGGTTCAACGAGAAGGTCTACTTCAAGGCGCAGGCCGGCGCCGACACCGCGCCGGCGGTGAAGTTCTAG